The window CGCGCCGACGATCCGGACGCCACGATCGATCTCGACGTCCTCGCCCTGGCCTGCCACGCCCATCGCAGGGGCTGGGACATCCGGGTCGAGTCCCCCTACCTGCCTCAGCGGCTCCTCAAGGCCGCCGAACACATCTAGCGGCCACGGAGCCTCCGCAAAAACCGTTTGTGGACCACGACGACCGTTGCTAATCTCCCGGAAGCCGTGCGAGAGAACGAGGAGGTGGTACCCGTGAACGCAGTATTGACATGGGTGCTCCCCTCCGGGGTCACGGTCGGGCGATAGGTCGTCCGGGAGCGCCGTTCAAGAGCACTCCCGAAAGGCACGACCATGCAATTCACTTCTGAAAAGCGCCTCGACGACGGCGTCCTCGAGCGCGAGTTCACCCTCGGCGAGATCCCCGGCACCCTGTGGACGCCCGGATCCGCGCCGGCCCCGCTGGTCCTGATGGCCCACAACAACGGTCTGCCCAAGGCGGAACCCCGGCTGGTGGCCCGGGCCCGGTACACCGCGGCGCGCGGCTACGCGGTGGCCACCATCGACGCCTCCGGGTGCGGTGACCGGCCCCGTTCCGCCGCCGACGAGCAGGCGCGGGCCGACCTCCGGCGGGCGATGCAGGCGGGTGAGCCGGTCGACGAGATCTTCGAGTCCTTCATCGGCCCGCTGGTCGAAAAGGCGGTCCCGGAATGGCAGACCACTCTGGACGCCCTCCTCTCGCTGCCCGAGATCGGCGGCCCGGTCGGGTACTCAGGGGGGTGGACCGCCCTCGGCATTCGGCTGGCGGTGGTC is drawn from Streptomyces sp. NBC_01717 and contains these coding sequences:
- a CDS encoding dienelactone hydrolase family protein codes for the protein MQFTSEKRLDDGVLEREFTLGEIPGTLWTPGSAPAPLVLMAHNNGLPKAEPRLVARARYTAARGYAVATIDASGCGDRPRSAADEQARADLRRAMQAGEPVDEIFESFIGPLVEKAVPEWQTTLDALLSLPEIGGPVGYSGGWTALGIRLAVVEPRIAAAGFFAGGYVPRAQREEARQVTIPLLFLLQWDDEGNPRQRALDLFDAFGSQEKTLHANLGGHTGTPWFELEDGCRFLDRHLK